From Labeo rohita strain BAU-BD-2019 chromosome 18, IGBB_LRoh.1.0, whole genome shotgun sequence, the proteins below share one genomic window:
- the eif3m gene encoding eukaryotic translation initiation factor 3 subunit M, whose product MSVPAFIDITEEDQASELRAYLKSKGAEISEENSEGGLHVDLAQIIEASDVCLKDDDKDVESVMNSIVSLLLILETEKQEALIESLCEKLVKFREGERPSLRMQLLSNLFHGMDENTPVRYTVYCSLIKVAATCNAIAFIPTELDQVRKWIIDWNLSTEKKHTLLRLVYEALVDCKKSEAAAKVMVELLGSYTEDNASQARVDAHRCIVRALKDPNTYLFDHLLALKPVRFLEGELIHDLLTIFVSAKLASYVKFYQSNKDFIESLGLSHEQNMAKMRLLTFMGMAVEMKEILFDTMQQELQIGAEDVEAFVIDAVRTKMVYCKIDQTQRKVVVSHSTHRTFGKQQWQQLYDTLSSWKQNLATVKSSLQTLSPTA is encoded by the exons GCGTCAGAGCTTCGGGCCTATCTGAAATCTAAAGGAGCTGAGATCTCTGAGGAGAATTCTGAAGGAGGTCTGCACGTTGATCTGGCACAGATCATTGAAGCCTCTGATGTCTGCCTCAAAGATGATGACAAAG ATGTGGAGAGTGTGATGAACAGCATCGTCTCCCTGTTGCTGATTCTGGAGACAGAGAAACAGGAAGCTCTCATTGAGAGTTTATGTGAGAAGCTGGTGAAGTTTCGTGAGGGTGAACGGCCCTCGCTCAGGATGCAGCT CTTGAGCAATCTGTTCCATGGTATGGATGAGAACACACCTGTGAGGTACACGGTGTACTGCAGTCTGATTAAAGTGGCGGCCACCTGCAATGCCATTGCATTCATACCTACAGAACTGGACCAG GTGCGGAAGTGGATCATAGACTGGAATCTGAGTACAGAGAAGAAACACACTCTGCTCCGTCTGGTGTATGAAGCGCTGGTCGACTGCAAGAAGAG TGAAGCTGCAGCCAAAGTGATGGTGGAGTTACTAGGCAGTTACACAGAAGACAATGCTTCACAAGCTCGAGTGGATGCACACAG GTGCATCGTTCGGGCCCTGAAAGACCCAAACACCTATCTGTTCGATCATCTCCTGGCTTTGAAACCAGTGCGTTTTCTGGAGGGAGAACTCATCCACGAt CTCCTGACCATCTTCGTCAGTGCAAAGCTTGCTTCTTATGTAAAGTTTTACCAGAGCAACAAAGACTTCATTGAGTCTCTCG GTTTGTCCCATGAGCAGAACATGGCAAAAATGAGGCTGTTGACATTCATGGGCATGGCGGTAGAGATGAAGGAGATCTTGTTCGACACCATGCAGCAGGAGCTGCAGATCGGTGCTGAGGATGTGGAGGCCTTTGTCATTGACG CTGTTCGGACTAAAATGGTCTATTGCAAGATCGACCAGACGCAGCGGAAGGTTGTGGTTAG CCACAGCACACACCGCACCTTTGGCAAACAGCAGTGGCAGCAGCTGTATGACACACTGTCCTCCTGGAAACAGAACCTGGCCACCGTGAAGAGCAGCCTTCAGACGCTCTCTCCCACCGCCTGA
- the prrg4 gene encoding transmembrane gamma-carboxyglutamic acid protein 4, which yields MLIFVLLLCHFTLCGHCACMRKTLQIPADQDSNVFVVDQEANTFLGRHLLFNRFDFEIFTPGNLERECHEEICNYEEAREVFENIPDTNAFWRTYTADKDESQSKVDVTALLVGIISAGVFIIIIGLVIWYCCQGRNKDHGFRGSIRRRSTRSNASVIIRRLEEVSLHPIPHTGSGASPDAHGLPSYEQAIAINGPHDAPPPPYPGSRPGSTRR from the exons ATGCTTATATTTGTCCTCCTGCTGTGTCATTTCACTTTATGTGGACACTGTGCGTGTATGAGAAAAACCCTTCAGATACCAGCAGATCAAGACAGTAACG TGTTTGTTGTGGACCAGGAGGCCAATACATTTTTAGGACGCCACCTGTTGTTCAACCGCTTCGACTTTGAGATCTTCACCCCGGGTAATCTAGAACGGGAGTGTCATGAGGAGATATGCAATTACGAGGAGGCTCGGGAAGTCTTCGAGAATATCCCTGATACA AATGCCTTTTGGAGGACATATACAGCAG ATAAGGATGAATCCCAATCAAAAGTTGATGTAACAGCGCTGCTGGTGGGCATTATCTCTGCTGGagtctttattattataattggcCTTGTTATCTGGTACTGCTGCCAGGGGAGGAACAAAGACCATGGCTTCAGAGG CTCCATCAGACGCAGATCCACCCGAAGCAATGCCTCAGTGATAATCCGGAGACTGGAGGAGGTCTCGCTGCATCCTATTCCTCACACAGGCTCAGGTGCCAGCCCGGACGCTCATGGTTTGCCTTCTTATGAACAGGCCATCGCCATCAACGGACCACATGATGCCCCACCTCCGCCATATCCTGG TTCCAGGCCAGGCAGCACCCGACGATAA